One segment of Nostoc flagelliforme CCNUN1 DNA contains the following:
- a CDS encoding hemerythrin domain-containing protein, translating to MVATLDDTKRNAIAVKLASIKALQQLVIENEQLLLTQGLDAEIGDRIRNFLNDDEKNLGVLETVIGQYGIQAEPKSTVTQFIEKARELFKGSELSLYEKVSQHELLKHQLVMSGLIVHKAAQKIGADVLLAIGPLNTINFENRAHQEQLKGILEILGVREFTGQDADQGIWARVQDAMAAVSGVVGSAVTQTSDKSDLNIQDVIRLDHNKVNTLFTELLQSDNPQKIQEYFGQIYKDLTAHAEAEEEVVYPSVRPFYGQDNTQELFDEQAQQKRLLEEIKAIDPSSSQFKDRIKQLMDIIGDHIRQEESTMFAAIRNNLSSDQSEQLATEFKAAKTRIQEKLGVVSESNV from the coding sequence ATGGTAGCTACTTTAGATGATACGAAACGCAATGCTATTGCTGTAAAATTGGCAAGTATCAAAGCCCTCCAACAGTTGGTTATTGAAAATGAGCAATTGCTTTTGACGCAAGGACTTGATGCCGAGATTGGCGATCGCATCCGCAATTTCCTCAACGATGACGAAAAAAATCTTGGCGTTCTAGAAACTGTAATTGGTCAGTATGGCATTCAGGCTGAACCCAAAAGCACAGTTACACAATTCATTGAAAAAGCTCGTGAATTGTTCAAAGGTTCTGAATTGAGCCTGTACGAAAAAGTATCTCAGCATGAATTGCTGAAACATCAACTAGTAATGAGTGGCTTGATAGTTCACAAGGCTGCTCAAAAAATTGGTGCTGATGTGTTGTTAGCGATCGGGCCCTTAAATACCATTAACTTTGAAAACCGCGCTCACCAAGAACAACTCAAAGGTATCCTAGAAATTCTGGGTGTCCGTGAATTCACTGGACAAGATGCAGATCAAGGAATTTGGGCGCGTGTTCAAGACGCTATGGCTGCGGTAAGTGGTGTAGTAGGTAGTGCTGTTACCCAAACCAGTGACAAAAGCGATCTGAATATCCAGGATGTTATCCGCCTCGATCACAACAAGGTAAATACCCTATTTACCGAACTTCTACAAAGCGACAATCCACAGAAGATTCAAGAGTACTTCGGTCAAATTTATAAGGATCTAACTGCTCACGCTGAAGCTGAAGAGGAAGTAGTTTATCCAAGTGTACGTCCTTTCTACGGTCAAGATAACACTCAAGAACTTTTTGACGAACAAGCTCAACAGAAGCGCCTGTTAGAAGAAATTAAGGCTATCGACCCGTCTTCTAGTCAATTCAAAGATAGAATCAAACAGTTGATGGACATTATTGGCGACCATATTCGTCAAGAAGAAAGCACAATGTTTGCTGCTATTCGTAACAACTTGAGCAGCGATCAAAGTGAGCAACTGGCTACTGAATTTAAAGCCGCTAAGACCAGAATTCAAGAGAAATTAGGCGTTGTTAGCGAATCGAATGTGTAG
- a CDS encoding M20 family metallopeptidase codes for MLTHIKDLAAKLAPRLIEIRRHIHSHPELSGQEYQTAAFVAGVLSSSGLHVQEGVGKTGVIGELQGTSQNGRLLAIRTDMDALPIQEGTNLEYASRAEGVMHACGHDVHTTVGLGTAMVLSQLAEELGGKVRFLFQPAEEIAQGASWMVKDGAMENVSAVLGVHVFPSIPAGSIGVRYGALTAAADDLEILIMGESGHGARPHEAIDAIWIACQVITALQQAISRTQNPLRPVVLSIGKINGGRAPNIIADKVQLLGTVRSLHPETRAHLPNWIENIVANVCHTYGAKYQVNYRQGVPSVQNDYTLTQLLQSAAEEAWSSDRVQVLPEPSLGAEDFSMYLEHVPGSMFRLGVGYKERIINHPLHHPQFEVDESAIITGVVTMAYTAYKYCQQNS; via the coding sequence ATGCTTACCCATATTAAAGACTTAGCAGCAAAATTAGCGCCCCGCTTAATTGAAATTCGCCGCCACATTCACTCTCACCCAGAACTGAGCGGTCAGGAGTACCAAACAGCAGCATTTGTCGCTGGTGTTTTGTCTTCCAGTGGTCTGCACGTACAAGAAGGAGTTGGCAAAACGGGCGTAATTGGAGAACTCCAAGGCACTAGCCAAAATGGCCGTTTATTGGCAATTCGCACCGATATGGATGCCTTGCCAATTCAGGAGGGCACTAATTTAGAATATGCCTCTCGCGCAGAGGGTGTTATGCACGCTTGTGGTCACGATGTCCATACCACAGTTGGCTTAGGAACGGCAATGGTACTGTCCCAATTAGCTGAGGAGTTGGGTGGAAAAGTGCGGTTTTTATTTCAGCCAGCTGAGGAAATTGCTCAAGGGGCAAGCTGGATGGTGAAAGATGGGGCGATGGAAAATGTCTCGGCTGTATTGGGGGTTCATGTTTTCCCTTCTATACCCGCAGGATCTATTGGTGTGCGTTACGGGGCATTGACAGCCGCAGCTGATGATTTAGAAATTCTGATTATGGGAGAATCTGGGCACGGGGCGCGTCCCCATGAGGCGATTGATGCAATTTGGATTGCTTGCCAAGTCATTACTGCACTGCAACAAGCCATCAGCCGGACACAAAATCCCTTGCGTCCTGTCGTATTGAGCATAGGGAAGATTAATGGTGGTAGAGCGCCGAACATAATTGCTGATAAAGTGCAATTATTGGGAACCGTGCGATCGCTCCATCCCGAAACCCGTGCCCATCTCCCAAACTGGATTGAAAATATTGTAGCTAATGTTTGCCATACCTACGGGGCAAAATATCAAGTCAATTATCGCCAGGGTGTACCCAGTGTCCAAAATGATTATACCCTAACGCAATTGTTACAATCAGCCGCAGAAGAAGCTTGGAGTAGCGATCGCGTTCAAGTCTTACCCGAACCTTCCCTTGGTGCTGAAGATTTTTCTATGTATTTGGAACACGTTCCTGGTTCCATGTTTCGCTTGGGTGTAGGCTACAAAGAAAGAATCATTAACCACCCATTACACCATCCCCAATTTGAAGTCGATGAATCTGCCATTATCACCGGCGTTGTAACTATGGCATACACCGCTTATAAATACTGTCAGCAAAATTCGTAA